The following proteins are co-located in the Armatimonadota bacterium genome:
- a CDS encoding NADH-quinone oxidoreductase subunit M, with protein MPILTVTLFLPLLGALVVLFLSPHDPGRIRRVTLAFAGLTFLSSLAILSYFDFGRREIQLVEEAAWIPAIGVQYKVGVDSMSLALAILTTLLTLLSVIYSLRVEERVKEYNLLFLLLETGMLGVFFALDFFLFYVFWELTLVPMYFLIGIWGGARREYAAIKFFLYTLVGSLAMLLAILLLYFHLPPGERTFDVLRILEARPLAGTGLLAQLAFWGFFLSFAIKVPMWPFHTWLPDAHVEAPTAGSVILAAILLKLGTYGFVRFSLPLFPEIFQQHASLIATLAVIGVIYGALVAMAQQDLKKLVAYSSVNHMGYVMLAVAAAAAARGRPELMGPAATALNGAVLEMLAHGVITGALFLIVGVIYDYRTHTRGVEDFGGLWAVLPKYGAVTITAMFASLGLPGLMGFVAEFLIFVGSFAILPVHTALAAIGIIVTAAFFLWTIQRIFLGPTNPRWGDLPDLDRREAWSLIPLVILMIVFGVYPRPLVEFINLSTTQVMQLVGLVR; from the coding sequence ATGCCCATTCTCACCGTGACCCTCTTCCTGCCGCTCCTGGGGGCCCTCGTGGTGCTGTTCCTGTCCCCGCACGATCCGGGCCGCATCCGAAGGGTGACGCTGGCATTCGCAGGGCTCACCTTCCTCAGCTCCCTCGCCATCTTGTCGTATTTCGACTTCGGGCGGCGGGAGATCCAGCTGGTGGAGGAGGCGGCGTGGATCCCCGCCATCGGCGTCCAGTACAAGGTGGGGGTGGACAGCATGAGCCTCGCCCTGGCCATCCTCACCACCCTTCTCACGCTCCTCTCCGTCATCTATTCCCTGCGGGTGGAGGAGCGGGTGAAGGAGTACAACCTGCTGTTCCTGCTGCTGGAAACGGGCATGCTGGGCGTGTTCTTCGCCCTGGATTTCTTCCTGTTCTATGTGTTCTGGGAGCTCACCCTGGTCCCCATGTACTTCCTCATCGGGATCTGGGGGGGGGCCCGCCGGGAGTACGCGGCCATCAAGTTCTTCCTGTATACCCTGGTGGGTTCGCTGGCCATGCTGCTGGCCATCCTGCTCCTGTACTTCCACCTGCCGCCCGGGGAGCGGACCTTCGACGTGCTGCGGATCCTGGAGGCCCGGCCGCTGGCAGGGACCGGACTATTGGCGCAGCTCGCCTTCTGGGGCTTCTTTCTGTCCTTCGCCATCAAGGTGCCCATGTGGCCCTTCCACACCTGGTTGCCGGACGCCCACGTAGAGGCCCCCACGGCGGGCTCCGTCATCCTGGCCGCCATCCTGCTGAAGCTGGGGACCTACGGGTTCGTGCGCTTCAGTCTTCCCCTCTTCCCCGAGATCTTCCAGCAGCATGCCTCCCTCATCGCGACCCTGGCCGTCATCGGGGTCATCTACGGCGCCCTGGTGGCCATGGCGCAGCAGGATCTCAAGAAACTGGTGGCCTACTCCTCCGTGAACCACATGGGATATGTGATGCTGGCGGTGGCCGCCGCGGCCGCGGCCCGAGGGAGGCCAGAGCTCATGGGCCCCGCGGCCACGGCCCTGAACGGAGCGGTGCTGGAGATGCTGGCCCATGGGGTCATCACGGGGGCCCTGTTCCTCATCGTGGGCGTCATCTATGACTATCGGACCCACACCCGCGGGGTAGAGGACTTCGGCGGGCTGTGGGCGGTGCTCCCCAAATACGGGGCCGTGACCATCACCGCCATGTTCGCCTCCCTGGGACTCCCGGGGCTCATGGGCTTCGTGGCGGAGTTCCTGATCTTCGTGGGTTCCTTCGCCATTCTGCCCGTGCATACCGCGCTTGCGGCCATCGGCATCATCGTCACCGCGGCCTTCTTCCTGTGGACCATTCAGCGCATCTTCCTGGGGCCCACCAACCCCCGGTGGGGAGACCTGCCGGATCTGGATCGTCGGGAGGCCTGGTCCCTGATCCCCTTGGTGATCCTCATGATCGTGTTCGGGGTGTACCCGCGGCCGTTGGTGGAGTTCATCAACCTCAGCACCACGCAGGTGATGCAGCTCGTGGGGTTGGTGCGATGA
- a CDS encoding NADH-quinone oxidoreductase subunit N: protein MNGTDLRWLVPEILVGSLALLLLVVDLLLPQERKSVVGGLGILGLGVAGVGAALLLRDLEKLGEAGVRILWDTYTVDHFGVYFKLVAVVATALVILVGMDFFPRYTAYAGEAYGMLVFNCLGLMLMASSSELITLLLSIEFVSLTSYLLAGYLKGNPKSNEAGVKYFLYGAATTGVMAYGFSLLYGATGSTSLYDIAGKLGQLGPVGGLGVGMALAGFGFKISMVPFHQWTPDVYEGAPTPVSAYLSVGPKAAGFAALLRTLLVAVPPESMDWRLLMAVLSALSMTVGNLLALPQRNIKRMLAYSSISHAGFMLMAVAAAPSPWARPALLAYVGAYLFTNLGAFFAALVASWSTGSDEIPDYAGLSQRAPGVALAMALFMLSLTGIPPTAGFFGKYYLFSAAVDAGLLWLAVVGVLNSVVSLYYYVGVIRALYLMPPAREVSVPVPPGTGWALVLTALGTLALGVVPQPFVTLIQSAQRLLAGF, encoded by the coding sequence ATGAACGGGACAGACCTCCGCTGGCTCGTGCCGGAGATCCTCGTCGGAAGCCTCGCCCTGTTGCTGCTGGTGGTGGATCTCCTGCTCCCGCAGGAGCGCAAGTCCGTGGTGGGAGGACTCGGGATCCTCGGGTTGGGGGTGGCGGGCGTGGGCGCGGCCCTGCTCCTGCGGGATCTGGAGAAACTCGGGGAGGCGGGGGTTCGGATCCTTTGGGACACGTACACGGTGGACCACTTCGGGGTCTACTTCAAGCTGGTGGCCGTGGTGGCCACGGCCCTGGTGATCCTGGTGGGGATGGACTTCTTCCCCCGGTATACGGCGTATGCGGGCGAGGCCTACGGGATGCTGGTCTTCAACTGCCTGGGCCTCATGCTCATGGCCTCCAGCAGCGAACTCATCACGCTGCTCTTGAGCATCGAGTTCGTCTCCCTCACCAGCTACCTCCTGGCGGGCTATCTCAAGGGCAACCCGAAGAGCAACGAGGCGGGCGTGAAGTACTTCCTGTACGGGGCAGCCACCACCGGGGTCATGGCCTACGGCTTCTCCCTCCTGTACGGAGCCACGGGCTCCACGAGCCTCTACGACATCGCGGGCAAACTCGGACAGCTGGGCCCTGTGGGTGGGCTGGGCGTGGGGATGGCGCTGGCGGGATTCGGGTTCAAGATCTCCATGGTCCCCTTCCACCAGTGGACGCCGGACGTGTACGAAGGGGCTCCCACCCCCGTCAGCGCGTACCTCTCCGTGGGCCCGAAGGCTGCGGGATTCGCGGCGTTGCTCCGGACCCTGCTGGTGGCGGTGCCGCCGGAGAGCATGGACTGGCGGCTGTTGATGGCGGTGCTGAGCGCTCTCAGCATGACCGTGGGCAATCTCCTTGCCCTGCCGCAGCGGAACATCAAGCGGATGTTGGCGTACTCCAGCATCTCTCACGCGGGGTTCATGCTCATGGCGGTGGCGGCTGCCCCATCCCCGTGGGCCCGTCCGGCCCTGCTCGCGTACGTGGGGGCCTACCTCTTCACGAACCTGGGAGCCTTCTTCGCGGCCCTGGTGGCCTCCTGGAGCACGGGCTCGGACGAGATTCCGGATTACGCGGGGCTCAGCCAGCGGGCACCGGGGGTGGCCCTGGCCATGGCCCTCTTCATGCTCTCCCTCACGGGCATCCCCCCCACGGCCGGATTTTTCGGCAAGTACTATCTTTTCTCCGCGGCGGTGGACGCGGGCCTGCTGTGGCTCGCGGTGGTCGGCGTCCTGAACAGTGTGGTCTCCCTGTACTATTACGTGGGCGTGATCCGGGCCCTGTACCTGATGCCTCCCGCCCGGGAGGTCTCCGTTCCGGTCCCCCCGGGCACCGGATGGGCCCTGGTCCTCACGGCCCTGGGGACCCTGGCGCTCGGGGTGGTCCCTCAGCCGTTCGTCACCCTCATCCAGTCCGCCCAGCGTCTGCTGGCGGGGTTCTAG
- a CDS encoding V-type ATPase subunit subunit G family protein: MAHERDAKQDNILLVIAEKEQELERLVAEARAEAERMLAEAEAEAARIRERTRQEIVRLEQEARERAAAEARAVEERALERAREEAEHLRARAQQRLDEAVRRVVEAILRG; this comes from the coding sequence ATGGCGCACGAACGGGACGCGAAACAGGATAACATCCTGCTGGTGATCGCGGAAAAGGAGCAGGAGCTGGAGCGTCTGGTCGCTGAAGCCCGGGCCGAGGCAGAGCGCATGCTGGCAGAGGCGGAGGCCGAGGCGGCCCGCATCCGGGAACGGACCCGGCAGGAGATCGTCCGGCTGGAGCAGGAGGCCCGGGAGCGGGCGGCGGCGGAAGCCCGGGCCGTGGAAGAACGGGCCCTGGAACGGGCCCGGGAGGAGGCGGAGCATCTCCGCGCCCGGGCCCAGCAGCGGCTGGACGAAGCCGTGCGGCGCGTGGTGGAGGCGATCCTCCGGGGGTAA
- a CDS encoding V-type ATPase 116kDa subunit family protein, producing the protein MIVEMSRVLLLGPKRLLGEVTDVVQRLGVVHVDRVEAEEVPAVRPVEPGSEEEQRQRRLEALLARTTGLLNLLPRTGPIPIPDLGTRSLEELEAILDPIEQQARELVRRRLEAEEELELIRAYENALRVLSPLLGALQGSRHFETYGFVLKGKAAPVVAGLQQELRRLTGDRVEVVTRQVDEQTTGVVVAFHKRDAESVRAFLQRAGITELRLPSRFADRPALQAIQEMERRREELPREIEELRGHLEALSREHRGTVQAIEAYLRDELAKLQVLPAFAQSRYAFIVHGWVPTREVQRLRAAVRRAFGDQVVVYDTPADPHDEEEAAHIPVALENPAPIRPFQLLLSIFRPPRYGTWDPTPLLALTFPLFVGLVIGDVGYGALFFLLGWALRNRARRGEVLEIPLLNLRMRPEVLGAVSWIVRVVAFWVMVFGALYAEVFGNLPELLFHVRPIFDRVYAHRDLYFQLIVLLGMLMIYGGLVGHLGMAIRHRHLRGIFESVVMILVLSWVLLLLGGMSGLLPAAAVSLSWYFLWAGLVAFAVGLAFRAANPMWFLESATAFGHILSHARLMAFGLAAAALASAANELGPSMAETFGVRGVVGTVVGSLISALAQILFFVFTIVGHVIQPARLHWVEFFTKVKYHEEAGEPYRPFQRTGR; encoded by the coding sequence ATGATCGTCGAGATGAGCCGGGTGCTCCTCCTTGGCCCCAAGCGGCTGCTCGGGGAGGTTACGGATGTGGTGCAGCGCCTGGGGGTGGTCCATGTGGACCGGGTGGAGGCGGAGGAAGTCCCCGCGGTCCGCCCCGTGGAGCCCGGGAGCGAGGAGGAACAGCGCCAGCGCCGGTTGGAGGCCCTGCTCGCCCGGACCACGGGCCTCTTGAACCTGCTCCCCCGGACAGGGCCCATCCCCATTCCGGACCTGGGAACGCGCTCCCTGGAGGAGCTGGAAGCGATCCTGGATCCCATCGAGCAGCAGGCCCGGGAGCTGGTCCGCAGGCGGCTGGAGGCGGAGGAGGAGCTGGAGCTCATCCGCGCCTACGAGAACGCCCTCCGGGTCCTCTCGCCCCTCCTGGGGGCCCTCCAGGGGAGCCGGCACTTCGAGACCTACGGGTTTGTCCTAAAGGGGAAGGCGGCTCCCGTGGTGGCAGGGCTCCAGCAGGAGCTGCGTCGGCTCACCGGGGATCGGGTGGAGGTGGTGACCCGGCAGGTCGACGAGCAGACCACGGGCGTGGTGGTGGCCTTCCACAAGCGGGATGCGGAATCCGTGCGCGCCTTTCTCCAGCGGGCAGGCATCACGGAGCTCCGCCTGCCGTCCCGGTTCGCGGACCGTCCCGCCCTGCAGGCCATCCAGGAGATGGAACGGCGGCGGGAGGAGCTCCCCCGGGAGATCGAGGAACTGAGAGGTCATCTGGAAGCCCTCAGCCGGGAGCACCGGGGGACGGTGCAGGCCATCGAGGCCTACCTCCGGGATGAGCTCGCCAAGCTTCAGGTCCTGCCCGCCTTCGCCCAGTCTCGGTATGCCTTCATCGTGCACGGGTGGGTTCCCACCCGGGAGGTGCAGAGGCTTCGGGCCGCCGTGCGCCGGGCTTTCGGGGACCAGGTGGTGGTCTACGACACCCCCGCGGATCCCCACGATGAGGAGGAGGCGGCCCACATTCCCGTGGCGCTGGAAAATCCAGCGCCCATCCGGCCGTTTCAGCTGCTCCTTTCCATCTTCCGGCCTCCCCGATACGGGACCTGGGATCCCACACCCCTGCTGGCCCTGACCTTCCCGCTGTTCGTGGGATTGGTGATCGGCGACGTGGGATACGGGGCCCTGTTCTTCCTGCTCGGTTGGGCCCTGCGCAACCGGGCGCGTCGAGGGGAAGTCTTGGAGATCCCCCTTCTGAACCTCCGGATGCGCCCCGAGGTCCTGGGCGCGGTGTCCTGGATCGTGCGGGTGGTCGCGTTCTGGGTCATGGTCTTCGGGGCCCTGTACGCGGAGGTGTTCGGCAACCTTCCGGAACTGCTCTTTCATGTACGCCCCATCTTCGATCGGGTTTACGCTCACCGGGACCTGTACTTCCAGCTCATCGTGCTCCTGGGGATGCTCATGATCTACGGAGGTCTGGTGGGACACCTGGGTATGGCCATCCGGCACCGGCATCTCCGGGGCATCTTCGAGAGCGTGGTGATGATCCTGGTCCTCAGCTGGGTCCTGTTGCTCCTGGGCGGCATGTCCGGCCTGCTCCCCGCGGCCGCGGTCTCCCTCAGCTGGTACTTCCTCTGGGCGGGCCTGGTGGCCTTCGCGGTCGGCCTGGCCTTCCGGGCCGCCAACCCCATGTGGTTCTTGGAATCCGCAACCGCTTTCGGGCACATCCTCTCCCACGCCCGGCTCATGGCCTTCGGCCTCGCGGCCGCAGCCCTCGCGAGCGCCGCCAACGAGTTGGGCCCCAGCATGGCGGAGACCTTCGGGGTTCGCGGGGTCGTGGGCACCGTGGTGGGTTCCCTGATCTCTGCTCTTGCCCAGATCCTGTTCTTCGTGTTTACCATTGTGGGGCACGTGATTCAGCCCGCGCGTCTGCACTGGGTGGAATTCTTCACGAAGGTGAAGTATCACGAGGAAGCCGGTGAGCCCTACCGGCCATTCCAACGGACAGGGAGGTGA
- a CDS encoding F0F1 ATP synthase subunit C produces the protein MRMRAVLWLLLGLALVGMMAMPALAAEAPEARPAGDGARAGLLGIAAALAVAFGALGTAWAQSRIGAAAAGAMAERPEIGGLMLVFLALPETMIILGFLVAFFLIGRI, from the coding sequence ATGCGCATGCGCGCGGTTCTCTGGCTTCTCCTCGGTCTCGCCCTGGTGGGGATGATGGCCATGCCGGCCCTGGCCGCGGAGGCTCCGGAGGCCCGCCCCGCAGGAGACGGGGCCCGTGCAGGGCTGTTGGGCATTGCCGCGGCCCTGGCGGTGGCCTTCGGCGCGCTCGGCACCGCATGGGCTCAGTCCCGGATCGGCGCCGCGGCGGCCGGGGCCATGGCCGAGCGCCCGGAGATCGGAGGCCTCATGCTGGTGTTCCTGGCCCTGCCCGAGACCATGATCATCCTCGGGTTCCTGGTGGCCTTCTTCCTCATCGGGCGCATCTAG
- a CDS encoding V-type ATP synthase subunit E family protein yields MASELIHLLEREAQAERERLLEEARQRARTLLQQAETEAENLLEAHRRRMEAEVEAARIRAQGVAQLRATSLVLAAKDEQIAEVFRRARQELERLSRDPSRYEPILRALLQEAVSGFSGQVVVECAERDLPLVQATVQALGVAAEVQPNPEVWGGVRVRSADGRFVVENTLLSRLERARQVLLSEVAEILWGG; encoded by the coding sequence ATGGCCTCCGAGCTCATCCATCTGCTCGAGCGAGAAGCTCAGGCGGAGCGGGAGCGCCTGCTGGAGGAGGCGCGTCAGCGGGCGCGGACCCTCCTCCAGCAGGCGGAAACAGAGGCCGAAAACCTTCTGGAGGCCCACCGTCGGAGGATGGAGGCGGAGGTGGAGGCGGCCCGCATCCGTGCGCAGGGCGTGGCGCAGCTGCGGGCCACGTCCCTGGTGCTGGCGGCGAAGGACGAGCAGATCGCGGAGGTCTTCCGTCGGGCTCGCCAGGAGCTGGAACGCCTGAGCCGGGATCCCTCCCGCTACGAGCCGATCCTGCGGGCTCTCCTCCAGGAGGCGGTCTCCGGGTTTTCGGGCCAGGTGGTGGTGGAGTGCGCGGAGCGGGACCTCCCCCTCGTCCAGGCCACGGTGCAGGCCCTGGGCGTGGCGGCGGAGGTGCAGCCGAATCCGGAGGTGTGGGGCGGTGTGCGGGTCCGCAGCGCGGATGGCCGCTTCGTGGTGGAGAACACCCTCCTCTCGCGCCTGGAACGGGCCCGGCAGGTGCTGCTGTCGGAGGTGGCGGAGATCCTCTGGGGAGGGTAG
- a CDS encoding V-type ATPase subunit: protein MPEDFGYINARIKGMRSRLLPPGRLEELLGLADLESFIHALGNTPYGPELQEALTRYQGLRAVDEALMRAFQKVAQKILGFSDGKAKALIRVFLLQWDLHNLRTILRAKHAGHSPEATEQNLIPAGELTEVRLRELLAQPDLTALANTLATWEHPLAEAVLAAIRQYEATKDLLSLELGLDRGYFEWALRVARGMGHNETLVRDVIRMQIDFTNVKTAFKLQQLSELSREERERFFLPGGGVVSREVFLNLADPNTAELGLRELHGRGIHPEGRTPGEVERSLDEEATRRMATLYLGDPLGIDVVIGFLTMLSSEIRNLRLIARSKALGIPRELIRREMALV from the coding sequence GTGCCGGAGGACTTCGGTTACATCAATGCCCGGATCAAGGGGATGCGGTCCCGGTTGCTCCCACCCGGCCGCCTGGAGGAGCTGTTGGGGCTTGCGGACCTGGAAAGCTTCATCCATGCCCTGGGCAACACGCCCTACGGACCCGAGCTCCAGGAGGCCCTTACCCGGTATCAGGGCCTGCGGGCGGTGGACGAAGCGCTGATGCGTGCCTTCCAGAAGGTCGCCCAGAAGATCCTGGGGTTTTCGGATGGGAAGGCCAAAGCCCTGATCCGGGTGTTCCTGCTGCAGTGGGATCTCCACAATCTGCGCACCATCCTCCGGGCCAAGCACGCGGGGCATTCCCCCGAGGCGACCGAGCAGAACCTGATCCCCGCGGGGGAACTCACGGAGGTCCGGCTCCGGGAACTGCTGGCGCAGCCAGACCTCACGGCCCTGGCCAACACCCTGGCCACCTGGGAGCACCCGCTGGCCGAGGCCGTGCTCGCGGCGATCCGGCAGTACGAGGCCACGAAGGACCTCCTGAGCCTGGAGCTGGGCCTGGACCGGGGGTACTTCGAATGGGCCCTCCGCGTGGCTCGGGGCATGGGGCACAACGAGACGCTGGTCCGGGACGTAATCCGGATGCAGATCGACTTCACGAACGTGAAGACTGCCTTCAAGCTGCAGCAGCTCTCGGAGCTCTCCCGGGAGGAGCGGGAGCGCTTCTTCCTCCCCGGAGGAGGTGTGGTGAGCCGGGAGGTGTTCCTGAACCTGGCAGATCCCAACACCGCGGAGCTGGGGCTGCGGGAGCTGCATGGACGGGGGATCCATCCGGAGGGACGGACGCCTGGGGAGGTGGAGCGGTCCCTGGATGAGGAAGCCACCCGTCGCATGGCCACGCTCTACCTCGGGGATCCCCTGGGGATTGACGTGGTGATCGGCTTCCTCACCATGCTGAGTAGCGAGATCCGAAACCTGCGTCTCATCGCCCGGAGCAAGGCCCTCGGGATTCCCCGGGAGCTGATCCGGCGGGAGATGGCCCTGGTGTGA
- a CDS encoding V-type ATP synthase subunit F → MRYRVAVITDPETATGFRLAGAEVFEAETPEGVMGALREVLREDYGLVAVNEDLFAGAQEEIRRAMRGRDLPVIVPFPAPRARLESGEEYIARLVKEHIGFYVKLR, encoded by the coding sequence ATGCGGTATCGGGTGGCCGTTATCACGGACCCGGAGACCGCCACGGGCTTCCGGCTGGCCGGGGCGGAGGTCTTCGAGGCCGAGACCCCCGAGGGGGTGATGGGCGCTCTCCGAGAGGTGCTCCGGGAAGACTACGGCCTCGTGGCGGTGAACGAGGACCTGTTCGCAGGGGCCCAGGAGGAGATCCGGAGAGCGATGCGGGGCAGAGACCTCCCCGTGATCGTCCCCTTCCCGGCTCCCCGGGCCCGGCTGGAGTCCGGGGAGGAGTACATCGCGCGCCTGGTGAAGGAGCACATCGGGTTCTACGTGAAGCTGCGGTGA
- a CDS encoding V-type ATP synthase subunit A, translating into MQGEIIKIAGPAVIARGMRGARMYDLVRVGKERLVGEIIRLSGDTAFIQVYEDTSGLYVGEPVESTGLPLAVELGPGLLSNIYDGIQRPLPEVRQQQGDFIRRGAVAPALDRNRRWSFRPRVSVGEEVGPGDVIGEVQEFGLVHRILVPPDAKPSRVAEIREGEFTVTEVVARLESGLELRLMQTWPVRLARPAARRLDPREPLVTGQRIIDVLFPVAMGGTAAIPGPFGSGKTVMQQTLAKWADADVIIYVGCGERGNEMTHVLDEFPELEDPRTGRPLMERTIIIANTSNMPVAAREASVYTGITMAEYWRDQGYKVALMADSTSRWAEAMREISSRLEEMPAEEGYPPYLSSRLAAFYERAGRVVCLGRPERWGAITVIGAVSPPGGDLSEPVTQATLRIVGTFWSLDASLAHRRHFPAIHWLRSYSLYTPLFREWYRQNLPEDFEDLRNRASALLQQEAELQEIVQLVGPDALQDDQRLVIEAGKMLREDFLQQSAFSDVDAYCPPIKSYGILKSILIFYDEALAALRRGVPMDDILNLPHIQEIARMKEVPADRFPAYAEDFLRRLREDLRAAVRAG; encoded by the coding sequence ATCCAGGGAGAGATCATCAAGATCGCAGGGCCTGCGGTGATCGCCCGGGGCATGCGGGGGGCCCGGATGTACGACCTCGTCCGGGTCGGGAAGGAGAGGCTCGTGGGGGAGATCATCCGTCTCAGCGGGGACACCGCCTTCATCCAGGTGTACGAGGACACCAGCGGCCTCTACGTGGGGGAGCCCGTGGAGAGCACGGGACTGCCGCTGGCGGTGGAGCTGGGGCCGGGACTGCTGAGCAACATCTACGATGGGATCCAACGCCCTCTCCCCGAGGTGCGGCAGCAGCAGGGAGACTTCATCCGGCGCGGTGCGGTGGCCCCCGCCCTCGACCGGAACCGCCGGTGGTCCTTCCGCCCCCGGGTCTCCGTGGGCGAGGAGGTGGGGCCGGGAGACGTGATCGGGGAGGTCCAGGAGTTCGGATTGGTGCACCGGATCCTGGTGCCTCCGGACGCCAAGCCCTCCCGGGTGGCGGAGATCCGCGAGGGCGAGTTCACGGTGACGGAGGTGGTGGCGCGGCTGGAGAGCGGGCTGGAGCTGCGGCTCATGCAGACCTGGCCCGTGCGCCTGGCCCGACCCGCGGCGCGCCGGCTGGATCCGCGGGAGCCGCTGGTGACCGGGCAGCGCATCATCGACGTCCTGTTCCCCGTGGCCATGGGGGGGACCGCGGCCATCCCGGGTCCCTTCGGCAGCGGCAAGACGGTGATGCAGCAGACCCTGGCCAAGTGGGCGGACGCGGACGTGATCATCTACGTGGGCTGCGGGGAGCGGGGCAACGAGATGACCCACGTGCTCGACGAGTTCCCGGAGCTGGAGGATCCCCGCACGGGCCGGCCGCTCATGGAGCGCACCATCATCATCGCGAACACCAGCAACATGCCCGTGGCCGCCCGGGAGGCCAGCGTATACACGGGCATCACCATGGCGGAGTACTGGCGGGACCAGGGATACAAGGTGGCCCTCATGGCGGACTCCACGAGCCGCTGGGCCGAGGCCATGCGGGAGATCTCCAGCCGGCTGGAGGAGATGCCCGCGGAGGAGGGCTACCCGCCCTATCTCTCCAGCCGCCTGGCGGCCTTCTACGAACGGGCGGGCCGGGTGGTGTGCCTGGGCCGACCGGAGCGGTGGGGGGCCATCACGGTGATCGGGGCCGTCTCCCCGCCCGGCGGGGACCTCTCGGAGCCCGTGACCCAGGCCACCCTGCGCATCGTGGGGACCTTCTGGTCCCTGGACGCCTCCCTGGCCCACCGGCGGCACTTCCCCGCCATCCACTGGTTGCGGTCCTACAGCCTCTACACCCCCCTCTTCCGGGAGTGGTACCGGCAGAACCTTCCGGAGGATTTCGAGGACCTGCGCAACCGGGCGAGCGCCCTCCTGCAGCAGGAGGCGGAGTTGCAGGAGATCGTACAGTTGGTGGGTCCCGATGCCCTCCAGGACGACCAGCGGCTGGTGATCGAGGCGGGCAAGATGCTCCGGGAGGACTTCCTGCAGCAGTCCGCCTTCTCGGATGTGGACGCCTACTGTCCCCCCATCAAGTCCTATGGGATCCTGAAGTCCATCCTGATCTTCTACGACGAGGCGCTGGCGGCCTTGCGTCGGGGCGTGCCCATGGATGACATCCTGAACCTCCCACACATCCAGGAGATCGCGCGGATGAAGGAGGTGCCCGCGGACCGGTTCCCCGCGTACGCGGAGGACTTCCTCCGCAGGCTCCGGGAGGACCTGCGGGCCGCGGTGCGGGCGGGTTAG